From one Deltaproteobacteria bacterium genomic stretch:
- a CDS encoding cytochrome c biogenesis protein ResB, whose product MTQDRVLQSLLRRCWSSLISVRLALVLLLLLAGASLMGTLLPQGQKYAYYLSRFGPRLGALFWRLGLTTVYQSPWFLALLGLLLANLIACSYRRLPDALRRLHQPLVLEKYQALPERGQIHWGAEEPDPRPRLETCLRQVLGTTQIQAEVDAVWYLSLRGRRGYLGPYLIHLSIVLIILGGFIGKIWGFQGHVVIPEGEAVNRLEVAGHGESRTLDFAVQLDKFQILSYPDGTPREYRSELTFIKEGREVFKGTCRVNDPLKYEGLSFYQASYQTVPAGPIRLNVCHGNLCTQMEIPWRTKTDLPGGEASVIILRIEADFQGLGPALLMAYKNGPGHPAIFWVLKNTPQGVDDQPGPHRFTLAELPTRYASGLMVKRDPGVWWAYAGFILLLPGFWLAFFTPRQRWAVALRPHPQNGWLIQIHGSGVRNREAFQRRLTRLLTRLEKGVSP is encoded by the coding sequence GTGACGCAAGACCGAGTTCTGCAAAGTCTGCTCCGGCGCTGTTGGAGCAGTTTAATCTCCGTCCGCCTGGCTTTAGTACTCCTGCTACTGTTAGCCGGGGCCTCCCTGATGGGCACGTTATTGCCCCAGGGGCAGAAATATGCCTATTATCTCAGCCGTTTTGGCCCGCGACTGGGAGCGCTATTCTGGCGGCTGGGTCTGACCACGGTTTACCAAAGTCCCTGGTTTTTGGCCCTGCTTGGTCTTCTTCTGGCTAATCTTATCGCCTGTTCCTACCGCCGGCTGCCCGATGCCCTGCGGCGGCTCCATCAGCCCCTGGTCCTGGAAAAATATCAGGCCTTACCCGAACGCGGCCAAATCCATTGGGGGGCGGAGGAGCCGGACCCCAGACCCCGGTTAGAGACCTGTCTGCGTCAGGTTCTGGGAACGACGCAAATCCAGGCCGAAGTAGATGCGGTCTGGTACTTAAGTTTACGGGGACGTCGGGGATATCTGGGACCTTATCTGATCCACCTGAGCATAGTGTTAATTATCCTGGGCGGATTTATTGGCAAGATCTGGGGATTTCAGGGTCATGTGGTGATTCCTGAAGGCGAGGCGGTAAATCGCTTGGAAGTGGCCGGGCATGGTGAGAGCCGAACGTTAGATTTTGCCGTGCAACTCGATAAATTTCAGATCTTATCCTATCCGGACGGTACCCCCCGGGAATATCGCTCTGAACTCACCTTTATCAAAGAAGGCCGGGAAGTATTCAAAGGAACCTGTCGGGTCAATGATCCCTTAAAATATGAGGGACTGAGTTTCTATCAGGCCAGTTACCAGACAGTGCCGGCCGGTCCGATCCGCCTGAATGTCTGCCATGGTAATCTTTGCACCCAGATGGAAATCCCATGGCGGACCAAGACCGACTTGCCGGGTGGAGAAGCTTCGGTGATCATTTTGCGTATTGAAGCAGATTTTCAGGGACTGGGGCCGGCCCTGCTGATGGCCTATAAAAACGGCCCTGGACATCCGGCAATTTTCTGGGTGTTGAAAAATACTCCCCAGGGCGTTGATGATCAGCCCGGTCCACACCGCTTTACCCTGGCCGAACTGCCCACTCGCTACGCCTCCGGGCTGATGGTAAAAAGAGATCCCGGGGTGTGGTGGGCTTATGCCGGGTTTATCTTGTTGCTGCCAGGGTTCTGGCTGGCCTTTTTTACTCCCCGGCAGCGCTGGGCGGTAGCCCTGCGGCCGCACCCTCAAAACGGCTGGCTTATCCAGATCCATGGCAGCGGCGTCCGGAACCGGGAAGCGTTTCAGCGGCGGTTAACCCGGTTGTTGACCCGACTGGAAAAAGGAGTCTCGCCATGA
- a CDS encoding carbonic anhydrase, which yields MSDAATEALNKLLAGNQRFVRGERAPQNFINRRQELLAGQQPFAIVLGCSDSRVPPELLFDQGLGDIFVVRTAGQVLEATSIASIEYAVDHLHVPLLVILGHDNCGGVTAAVNHEGRGEGNIGVLFSKIVPSMERARQMAIPEAEFIEAVTDLNLDTLADQLFAESTIVREAVTQGRCRVVGAKYFLASGQVKILTPEYRPSN from the coding sequence ATGAGTGATGCAGCTACTGAAGCTTTGAATAAATTGTTGGCTGGAAATCAACGCTTTGTCCGCGGCGAGCGTGCCCCGCAGAATTTTATCAACCGCCGCCAGGAACTGTTGGCCGGACAGCAACCGTTTGCCATCGTGCTCGGTTGTTCCGATTCCCGGGTGCCGCCGGAGCTGCTGTTTGACCAGGGCCTGGGCGATATTTTTGTGGTGCGCACCGCCGGCCAAGTCCTGGAAGCTACCAGCATCGCCAGTATTGAATATGCGGTTGATCATCTGCACGTCCCGCTACTGGTAATCCTGGGTCATGACAATTGCGGCGGAGTGACCGCGGCGGTGAACCACGAAGGCCGGGGTGAGGGCAATATTGGGGTGTTATTCAGCAAAATCGTCCCTTCCATGGAACGGGCCCGCCAAATGGCGATTCCGGAGGCGGAGTTTATTGAAGCCGTAACTGATCTCAACCTGGATACCCTGGCCGATCAACTCTTTGCGGAAAGCACAATTGTTCGGGAGGCGGTCACTCAAGGCCGCTGTCGTGTAGTGGGGGCCAAATATTTCCTGGCCTCTGGCCAGGTTAAGATACTTACGCCGGAGTATCGGCCGTCTAATTGA
- a CDS encoding indolepyruvate oxidoreductase subunit beta, which yields MDKSIKLRIFCTGVGGQGTLLASRVLGEAAMTAGYSVLVSETHGMAQRGGVVESAVIIGALASPIISPGEADIVLSFEALEAFRALSRCHPQTLVITNTNTIIPQPVAIGQAHYPPVDYLLNLLAQQVGDLFAFDAESLAQRAGNPRAVNMVLLGALARSGRLPFPKEVFVQTIADRTPAKYVETNMQTFRLGQEAAARQSKAP from the coding sequence ATGGACAAGTCAATAAAATTGCGCATTTTTTGCACCGGTGTGGGGGGTCAAGGTACGCTGCTCGCCTCCCGAGTCCTGGGGGAAGCGGCGATGACCGCCGGCTATTCGGTCCTGGTCAGTGAGACCCACGGTATGGCCCAACGGGGGGGCGTAGTGGAATCAGCGGTAATCATCGGGGCTCTGGCCAGCCCGATTATTTCGCCGGGAGAGGCTGACATTGTTTTAAGTTTCGAAGCCTTGGAAGCCTTTCGGGCCTTGAGCCGCTGCCATCCCCAAACCCTGGTAATTACCAACACCAACACCATAATTCCCCAGCCTGTGGCCATCGGCCAGGCTCATTACCCTCCGGTTGACTATCTCCTGAATCTGTTAGCCCAACAGGTTGGCGACCTGTTTGCCTTCGACGCTGAATCTTTGGCTCAGCGGGCTGGCAACCCCAGAGCCGTCAATATGGTGTTATTAGGAGCTTTGGCCCGATCCGGACGGCTGCCTTTCCCCAAAGAAGTCTTCGTCCAAACCATCGCTGACCGAACTCCTGCCAAATATGTGGAGACCAATATGCAGACCTTCCGGTTGGGACAGGAGGCCGCAGCCCGGCAATCTAAGGCACCATAA
- a CDS encoding transposase, producing the protein RAPETGKEYVFLTNRFDLSALDIAELYRQRWQIELFFKGIKQNLKIKTFYGTSRNAVLIQIWTALIAYLLLIWLKIKSTMDLGILEWTLLIQTMLMERRSLWGIICPKKHPPYSANNQIPLLNFCAGH; encoded by the coding sequence CGCGCCCCGGAAACCGGTAAAGAATATGTGTTTTTGACCAATCGTTTTGACCTGTCGGCCTTGGATATTGCCGAACTCTATCGGCAGCGCTGGCAGATCGAACTGTTTTTCAAAGGGATCAAACAAAATCTGAAAATCAAAACCTTTTATGGCACTTCCCGCAATGCCGTCTTAATCCAGATCTGGACGGCTTTGATCGCCTATTTGCTGCTTATCTGGTTAAAAATCAAAAGCACTATGGATCTCGGCATCCTGGAGTGGACCCTACTTATTCAAACCATGTTAATGGAAAGACGTTCCCTTTGGGGAATCATCTGTCCTAAAAAACATCCTCCATACTCGGCCAATAACCAAATACCTTTACTCAATTTTTGTGCCGGACACTAA
- a CDS encoding MgtC/SapB family protein, with amino-acid sequence MWDWQPLLWNFEKLLIAALIGGCIGFERESHGQAAGLRTNILVCIGSCLMMILSLHMEELYRHLMEHNSVVRLDPARIASYAIASMGFLGAGAIITGRGSVRGLTTAAGLWLVTGLGLTIGAGYLMPAIFCTIISLVVLFGFMHIKSLLPRDEHTMLTLKFARRGNPLEQIKQIMAEHQILINFVNYKAEPPNDMVTYRLRLQSKEDLPWGQIVKRLSELKWLQEIHWEEGEVP; translated from the coding sequence ATGTGGGATTGGCAGCCACTGCTGTGGAACTTTGAGAAATTACTGATTGCCGCGCTGATCGGCGGCTGTATCGGCTTTGAACGTGAGTCTCATGGCCAAGCCGCAGGTCTGCGGACCAATATTTTGGTCTGCATTGGCTCCTGTCTGATGATGATACTTTCCCTGCACATGGAAGAGCTCTACCGCCATCTGATGGAGCATAACTCAGTGGTCCGCCTGGATCCGGCCCGGATTGCCTCATATGCCATTGCCAGTATGGGTTTTCTGGGAGCCGGGGCCATCATCACCGGCAGGGGTTCGGTGCGGGGTTTAACCACCGCCGCTGGTCTCTGGCTGGTCACCGGCCTTGGCCTGACCATTGGCGCTGGATATTTGATGCCAGCCATATTTTGTACTATTATCAGTTTGGTTGTCCTTTTCGGATTCATGCACATCAAATCACTCCTGCCCCGGGATGAGCATACAATGCTAACCTTAAAATTTGCCAGACGAGGGAATCCCCTCGAGCAGATCAAGCAAATTATGGCCGAACATCAGATCCTGATCAATTTCGTCAATTATAAGGCTGAGCCACCAAACGATATGGTGACCTATCGTTTGCGCTTGCAGAGCAAGGAAGATTTACCCTGGGGACAGATAGTCAAACGGTTGTCGGAGCTGAAATGGCTGCAAGAGATTCACTGGGAAGAAGGGGAAGTGCCATAA
- a CDS encoding response regulator — protein MRVQMTDQQVTVLLVDDDPQILKLGQELLEHLGYQVLVAADGDQAVNLYESKNPVVDLVILDYLLPRRDGGQILRQIRGLDPQAKVILASGFFEQRDIDQLEAAGASGLINKPYRVKELDAQIKKALGQG, from the coding sequence ATGCGAGTCCAGATGACTGACCAGCAAGTAACTGTCTTGCTGGTGGACGATGATCCCCAGATCCTCAAATTGGGGCAGGAACTTCTGGAGCATTTGGGTTATCAAGTCCTGGTGGCCGCCGATGGCGACCAAGCCGTTAATCTCTATGAATCCAAAAATCCCGTGGTTGACCTGGTAATTTTAGATTATCTCCTGCCTCGTCGGGACGGTGGCCAGATCTTACGGCAAATAAGAGGACTTGACCCCCAGGCTAAGGTTATCTTGGCCTCTGGCTTTTTTGAACAGAGGGACATTGACCAATTGGAAGCTGCTGGGGCCAGCGGGCTGATTAATAAACCCTATCGGGTCAAGGAACTGGATGCGCAGATCAAGAAGGCCCTGGGGCAGGGTTAG
- the ccsB gene encoding c-type cytochrome biogenesis protein CcsB, with product MSAHLLGVVTLIYFSAALLFLVARVFQRPRLDWLARGGLVLGWGGHTGALIYRWLESYQLGIGHAPLSNFYESLVFCSWSLVGVVCLGFWRQTRAYLGALVATLAFLLLAYASLGGVDSRITPLIPALRSNWLEIHVITCFISYAAFALGFGAALLYLIRTRQPRPSKGEADPIPSAGELDHLIYRTIVIGFFMLTLGILTGAVWAEAAWGTYWSWDPKETWSLITWLIYAALLHARLVKGWQGKRIAILAVVGFLAVLFTYFGVSFLLPGLHAYLT from the coding sequence ATGAGCGCCCACCTGCTGGGAGTGGTAACCCTGATTTATTTTAGTGCTGCCCTGCTCTTTCTGGTTGCCAGGGTCTTCCAGCGGCCTCGTCTGGATTGGCTGGCCCGCGGCGGCCTGGTGTTGGGCTGGGGCGGCCATACCGGAGCCTTGATCTACCGCTGGCTGGAGTCTTATCAGCTAGGCATCGGCCATGCGCCCTTGTCCAATTTCTACGAATCCCTGGTGTTTTGCTCCTGGTCCCTGGTAGGGGTGGTTTGCCTGGGCTTCTGGCGCCAGACCCGAGCCTATCTGGGCGCCTTGGTCGCCACCTTGGCCTTCCTGCTGCTGGCCTATGCCTCACTGGGCGGGGTTGACAGCCGGATTACCCCGCTGATTCCGGCCCTCAGAAGCAATTGGCTGGAGATTCACGTAATTACCTGCTTTATAAGTTACGCCGCCTTTGCTCTGGGATTTGGCGCCGCCCTGCTTTATCTGATCCGCACCCGGCAGCCCCGGCCCAGCAAGGGGGAGGCTGATCCCATCCCTTCCGCCGGCGAATTGGACCACCTGATCTATCGCACTATCGTAATCGGCTTTTTTATGCTCACCCTGGGCATCCTCACCGGCGCGGTGTGGGCCGAAGCGGCTTGGGGCACTTACTGGAGCTGGGACCCCAAGGAGACCTGGTCGCTGATCACCTGGCTGATCTATGCGGCGCTGCTCCATGCTCGCCTGGTCAAAGGTTGGCAGGGCAAGCGCATCGCCATCCTAGCGGTAGTGGGCTTTCTGGCGGTGTTATTTACCTATTTCGGGGTGAGCTTTCTGCTGCCGGGCTTGCATGCCTATCTAACCTGA
- a CDS encoding alpha/beta hydrolase, whose product MWLSACEAFIERTFIFFPSRRLEATPLQMGLDFQECFFTSSDGLQLHGWYVPADRAAPVIMWFHGNGGNISHRLDYMARLHQIGLGVWIFDYRGYGLSQGRPSESGVYQDALAAYQHLCGSLAIPPERVVLLGRSLGGAVAADLATKVAARALILEAAFTKVGDMARHHYAWLPGKGLFAQKFDLTHRLPALKLPKLFIHGEQDEVVPFWMAEQLYELAPPPKELYPVPQAGHNDTYLIDGQRYFNRLKSFVEQIF is encoded by the coding sequence ATGTGGTTATCGGCTTGCGAGGCCTTTATCGAACGAACCTTCATCTTCTTCCCCAGCCGCCGCTTGGAGGCTACGCCGCTGCAAATGGGCTTGGATTTTCAAGAGTGTTTTTTTACCAGCAGCGATGGTCTGCAACTCCATGGTTGGTACGTTCCGGCAGACAGAGCGGCACCGGTAATCATGTGGTTCCATGGCAACGGTGGCAACATCAGTCACCGGCTGGATTATATGGCTCGGTTGCATCAGATTGGGTTAGGGGTCTGGATTTTTGATTATCGCGGTTATGGCCTCAGTCAGGGGCGCCCCAGTGAGTCAGGGGTCTATCAAGATGCGCTGGCTGCTTATCAACACCTCTGCGGCTCGTTGGCGATCCCCCCGGAGCGGGTGGTGCTCCTGGGCCGATCCCTGGGGGGTGCGGTTGCTGCAGATCTGGCCACCAAGGTTGCGGCGCGGGCCTTGATCCTGGAAGCGGCCTTTACCAAGGTCGGCGATATGGCTCGCCACCACTATGCCTGGCTGCCGGGCAAGGGCCTGTTTGCTCAGAAGTTTGATCTTACCCATCGGCTTCCGGCCCTTAAACTGCCCAAACTGTTTATTCACGGGGAGCAGGATGAAGTTGTCCCTTTCTGGATGGCAGAGCAGCTTTATGAACTGGCGCCGCCACCGAAGGAACTCTACCCTGTCCCTCAAGCGGGACATAATGATACCTATCTGATCGACGGCCAGCGATATTTTAATCGGCTGAAAAGCTTCGTCGAACAGATTTTTTAA
- a CDS encoding LD-carboxypeptidase, protein MNSDFLINWPPPLRPGDCLDVVAPASPVARKPFLAGVRWLEEWGFRVRYREEIFQERRYETAADQERCHLLSQTLADPEIRGVLCARGGYGSLKLLEHLDYAALSAHPKRFVGFSDVTNLLCTFYQRLKVVTFHGPTVAHLGELTPAARASLQNALTAKDPLNLSFTGLTVLCPGQTQGPLLGGNLTTLCHLIGTPFVPRLAGHVLFLEDHNESRYRIDRLLHHLRLSGLLQEVTAVVLGSFTRCGAVGPLLEIFRSTLEPLQIPVLAGLPVGHQPDNHTLPIGAWAIVNAETGTLRIEG, encoded by the coding sequence ATGAACTCTGACTTTTTGATCAATTGGCCGCCGCCCCTGCGGCCCGGAGATTGTTTGGATGTGGTGGCACCAGCCAGCCCGGTGGCCCGAAAGCCGTTTCTGGCCGGGGTCCGGTGGCTGGAAGAATGGGGTTTTAGAGTGCGTTATAGGGAGGAAATTTTTCAGGAGCGGCGGTATGAGACCGCCGCTGACCAGGAGCGCTGCCATCTCCTAAGCCAGACCCTGGCTGATCCCGAAATCCGGGGGGTGCTGTGCGCCCGCGGCGGTTACGGTTCTCTGAAGCTTTTGGAACACCTGGACTACGCCGCCCTAAGCGCCCATCCGAAGCGATTTGTCGGCTTCAGTGATGTGACCAACCTGCTATGTACCTTTTACCAGCGTCTTAAGGTGGTGACCTTCCACGGCCCCACCGTAGCCCACCTGGGAGAGCTGACTCCCGCGGCCCGAGCCAGCTTGCAGAATGCCTTGACTGCTAAGGACCCCTTAAACCTAAGCTTTACGGGTCTGACGGTTTTATGTCCGGGCCAGACCCAGGGGCCCTTGTTGGGTGGCAACCTGACCACCCTTTGCCACCTGATCGGCACCCCCTTTGTCCCCCGCCTGGCCGGGCATGTACTGTTTCTGGAAGACCATAATGAGTCCCGCTACCGGATTGACCGGTTGCTGCACCACTTGAGGCTGTCCGGGTTATTGCAGGAGGTCACCGCGGTAGTGCTGGGGAGTTTTACCCGCTGTGGAGCAGTTGGGCCGCTCTTAGAAATTTTTCGCTCCACTCTGGAGCCTTTACAGATCCCGGTGCTCGCCGGTTTGCCGGTCGGCCATCAGCCCGATAACCATACCCTGCCCATCGGGGCTTGGGCCATAGTCAATGCCGAGACCGGCACTTTACGAATCGAGGGCTAA
- the gcvH gene encoding glycine cleavage system protein GcvH yields MEVREIGELRYSRDHLWVRVDGNGCATIGISDYLQEKLGEIIDFNLPDEGEELVKDEAFSVIETREGRLELLTPVSGEVSEVNEELLESPELANEDPYNEGWIIRIENLLDSEFDELLTLEEYEEYLLDEEAEEEESEED; encoded by the coding sequence ATGGAAGTGAGAGAAATCGGGGAACTTCGGTATAGCCGAGACCATCTCTGGGTCAGAGTGGACGGGAACGGCTGTGCCACCATCGGCATCTCTGATTATCTACAGGAAAAATTGGGCGAAATCATCGATTTCAACCTCCCTGATGAAGGCGAAGAGCTGGTAAAAGATGAAGCCTTCAGCGTCATCGAGACCCGGGAAGGCCGGTTAGAGCTCCTGACCCCGGTTTCAGGCGAGGTTAGCGAAGTCAATGAAGAGCTTCTCGAGTCACCGGAACTCGCCAATGAGGACCCCTATAATGAGGGTTGGATCATAAGAATAGAAAATCTCCTGGACTCAGAGTTTGACGAGTTGCTTACCCTGGAGGAATACGAGGAGTACTTGCTGGACGAAGAGGCAGAAGAAGAGGAATCAGAGGAAGATTGA
- a CDS encoding glycosyltransferase family 39 protein: protein MVLTNLRGPGRLLLLVALIIALGGFFRCYDLGERNLWTDEAWVALAALNEQPAAVLKEGQSTPPLYLLTVWAVAKLSGQSEAGLRLTSCLFGVGAVLLFWPLARRLLSPGAGLMALTLVAIAPRLVYYSKELKQYGADAFFAVLALVLVERLLRNQGQRGWLAFTLILAVGLGFSPPLIFVLPVAGTVLGWKLPAPRWRWAISFGALGLAFLGYYLLFLRHQVAPELLIYWQQDFPDLASLSAFLQWLAGAWVRYLGYFLGDWPRWLIGLGFLISGLLVLLQSSTPRAVLYWLGPLVLALGAAFLERYPFMAHHGGVRLMLYSAPLLYLVVGAGVMAVAHWVWQRNTVWLKVALIAGLLVWINPLTTWQENLHPQANREEIQPLVDYLETNLGPGELIYVYYFAIPPFKFYYQGDAAAVIWGRSCNDRNLLLPSDLESPPPRLWLIFSHFEEWAWIEQFSRRLLGEGWQRVLELSRPGAALLGYIPRALPVQSDQVIANPAPGPS, encoded by the coding sequence GTGGTCTTGACTAATCTTCGGGGACCGGGGCGGCTGCTGCTCCTTGTGGCGCTCATCATTGCCCTGGGCGGTTTTTTCCGGTGCTACGACCTGGGGGAGCGGAACCTGTGGACTGATGAGGCCTGGGTGGCTCTGGCCGCCCTTAATGAGCAACCGGCCGCGGTCCTGAAGGAGGGCCAATCCACCCCGCCACTTTATCTGTTGACGGTCTGGGCGGTGGCCAAACTGTCCGGCCAGAGCGAAGCCGGGCTGCGTTTGACCTCCTGCCTGTTCGGAGTGGGTGCGGTTTTACTGTTCTGGCCGTTGGCACGGCGACTGCTTTCCCCCGGGGCTGGACTGATGGCCCTGACCCTGGTGGCCATCGCTCCCCGTCTAGTCTACTATTCAAAAGAGCTCAAGCAGTACGGTGCCGACGCCTTTTTTGCGGTACTGGCACTGGTTTTAGTTGAACGACTGCTTCGGAACCAGGGGCAGCGGGGGTGGCTGGCCTTCACCCTGATCCTGGCCGTGGGGCTGGGGTTTTCCCCACCGTTGATTTTCGTTCTGCCCGTAGCAGGAACGGTCCTGGGGTGGAAACTGCCTGCGCCGCGTTGGCGCTGGGCTATAAGCTTTGGTGCCCTGGGCCTGGCATTTCTGGGCTATTATCTGCTGTTTCTCCGGCATCAGGTAGCTCCGGAGCTGCTGATTTACTGGCAGCAGGATTTTCCTGATCTGGCCAGCCTGTCGGCCTTCCTGCAGTGGCTGGCCGGGGCGTGGGTCCGCTATTTGGGTTATTTTTTGGGGGATTGGCCCAGGTGGCTTATCGGCCTGGGGTTTTTAATTTCGGGGTTGCTAGTTTTGCTCCAGAGTTCCACTCCGCGGGCGGTCCTCTATTGGCTCGGTCCCCTGGTTCTGGCCCTGGGGGCGGCCTTTCTGGAGCGCTATCCCTTTATGGCGCATCATGGTGGGGTGCGTCTGATGCTATACAGTGCTCCGCTGCTTTATTTAGTGGTAGGGGCGGGAGTAATGGCAGTGGCCCATTGGGTCTGGCAACGGAATACGGTCTGGCTTAAAGTTGCCCTGATAGCCGGACTGTTGGTCTGGATTAACCCCCTGACCACCTGGCAGGAAAACCTGCATCCCCAGGCCAATCGGGAGGAAATCCAGCCTCTGGTGGACTATCTGGAAACCAATCTGGGGCCGGGAGAATTGATATATGTTTATTACTTTGCCATCCCCCCCTTTAAATTTTATTATCAGGGGGATGCAGCGGCGGTAATATGGGGGCGCTCCTGTAATGACCGCAACCTGCTCCTGCCTTCCGATCTGGAATCACCGCCGCCGCGCCTGTGGTTGATCTTTTCCCACTTTGAAGAGTGGGCCTGGATCGAACAGTTCAGTCGCCGATTGTTGGGAGAAGGTTGGCAAAGGGTACTGGAGCTTTCCCGTCCCGGGGCGGCGCTCTTGGGTTATATTCCTCGCGCTCTGCCCGTCCAGTCTGATCAGGTCATTGCTAACCCTGCCCCAGGGCCTTCTTGA
- a CDS encoding RiPP maturation radical SAM C-methyltransferase gives MPQPGAIALIAMPWPLFERPSIQLGALKAYVEKRAPHIQVEVFHHYVAVGASLGIELYQQIAAGRVETEFCYGALLFPEQRDQLEAAWRRRHPAGKKIALSEIYRCLEQCFTTLANRVDWPRFALVGFSHCTWQLAASLYGLRQLKARHPHLPVVLGGSGCGGEMGASLLKTFPEIDYVIQGEGETALLELAERILLARADSGFTSQNILYKGISDIEEDTQVGLPADYQVAELDSLPMPDYRPYFLEIAEHLGPAPFLATLPVEWSRGCWWQTATRRGCKFCNLNLQWQGYRAKSPPRLIHEIETLSSTYGCLDFALMDNVLPRQGVADFCQGLGNLKRDWRIFVELRADLPADLWVKLRQAGVHQVQIGIEALSASLLRKMGKGTTVMDNIHALKCCAEAGIVAHANLIYDFPGASPAEVSETLNVLPFLAPFPALTPVRFFLGMGSPLYRRAEAEGLKLTGNHADYHPIWPESQFPHLKLVKQGYQVNQNSARTSWRPVLRALNDWQKHYQALERAYPGQPHLSYRDGGSFLLIKRLQKSLPHQNFRLQGRSREIYLYCRSPRSLNQIHQQFPHFSPERLTAFLDGLVSQRLMFREGQTFLALALREARHASPDD, from the coding sequence ATGCCTCAGCCCGGCGCTATCGCCCTGATCGCCATGCCTTGGCCGCTTTTTGAGCGGCCATCTATTCAATTGGGGGCACTAAAAGCTTATGTGGAAAAACGCGCCCCGCATATTCAGGTGGAGGTCTTCCATCATTATGTGGCAGTCGGCGCCAGTTTAGGAATCGAACTCTATCAACAGATTGCCGCTGGGAGGGTGGAAACCGAATTCTGCTATGGAGCGCTCCTGTTTCCCGAACAGCGGGACCAATTAGAGGCTGCCTGGCGTCGACGCCATCCCGCGGGAAAGAAAATCGCCCTATCGGAAATTTACCGGTGTCTGGAACAGTGTTTCACCACCTTGGCAAACCGGGTGGATTGGCCGCGGTTCGCCCTAGTAGGATTTTCGCACTGCACCTGGCAGTTGGCTGCCTCCCTCTATGGCTTGCGTCAACTCAAGGCCAGGCATCCGCATCTGCCGGTGGTGCTGGGCGGTTCCGGCTGTGGCGGAGAAATGGGTGCCAGTCTGCTGAAAACCTTTCCGGAAATTGATTATGTGATCCAAGGCGAAGGAGAAACAGCCCTTCTGGAGCTGGCTGAGCGGATCCTCTTGGCCCGCGCCGATTCCGGATTTACAAGTCAGAATATTCTTTATAAAGGGATTTCCGATATTGAAGAAGACACCCAGGTCGGCCTTCCCGCCGACTATCAGGTGGCTGAGCTGGACAGCTTACCAATGCCTGACTATCGGCCGTATTTTCTAGAAATCGCTGAGCATCTGGGACCGGCCCCATTTCTAGCGACTCTGCCGGTGGAGTGGTCCCGGGGCTGTTGGTGGCAGACGGCCACGCGCCGGGGGTGCAAGTTCTGCAACCTCAACCTGCAATGGCAGGGTTACCGGGCCAAGTCGCCCCCGCGTTTGATCCACGAAATAGAGACGCTGTCATCCACTTACGGCTGTCTAGATTTTGCCCTGATGGACAATGTCTTGCCGCGCCAGGGGGTGGCTGATTTCTGTCAGGGGTTGGGGAATCTTAAACGGGATTGGCGGATTTTTGTAGAGCTCCGGGCCGATTTGCCGGCTGACCTGTGGGTCAAACTGCGCCAGGCGGGTGTCCACCAGGTGCAGATCGGCATCGAGGCGCTCAGTGCCAGCCTGTTGCGAAAGATGGGCAAGGGTACCACGGTGATGGATAATATCCATGCCCTGAAATGCTGTGCCGAAGCTGGAATTGTGGCTCATGCCAATCTGATCTATGATTTTCCGGGCGCCAGTCCGGCGGAAGTTTCCGAGACCCTGAACGTCCTACCGTTTCTGGCCCCCTTTCCAGCGCTGACTCCAGTGCGGTTTTTCCTGGGAATGGGCAGTCCCCTGTATCGCCGGGCCGAGGCGGAAGGGCTGAAGTTAACCGGCAATCATGCCGATTATCATCCTATATGGCCAGAGTCTCAGTTTCCCCATCTAAAATTGGTTAAACAAGGTTATCAGGTGAACCAAAACAGCGCACGAACCTCTTGGCGACCGGTGCTCCGGGCACTCAATGATTGGCAAAAGCATTACCAGGCGTTGGAGCGCGCCTATCCTGGGCAGCCACATCTAAGCTACCGGGATGGCGGCAGCTTTTTGTTAATCAAACGACTCCAGAAATCCCTGCCACACCAGAACTTCCGGCTGCAGGGACGGTCCCGGGAGATTTATCTCTACTGCCGGTCACCCCGCTCTTTAAACCAGATCCACCAACAGTTTCCCCATTTTTCACCGGAGCGGCTGACTGCCTTTTTGGACGGGTTGGTAAGCCAACGCTTGATGTTTCGGGAGGGCCAAACCTTTCTGGCTCTGGCCCTCAGAGAGGCGCGCCATGCGAGTCCAGATGACTGA